In Apium graveolens cultivar Ventura unplaced genomic scaffold, ASM990537v1 ctg1685, whole genome shotgun sequence, the sequence GTAAGGAGCCCGCATTACTCTTTTCGTATGTATAAGGGCGCGCCTCCCCATACCTGTAGGGCGCGCCTTCTTCCTTTATAGTAAAATAGATGCCTTATCTTTTTCTTAATTTTAGGCACCGACATCCCAATTCTGACAAATTGACCCGGTTTTGACCCGAATAAAGTTtataccaaattttgggcataacaatAACCATTGCTCTCACACTTGCCAGATTGGAGATAGCAGACAGAACATGCCAGATTTTATCACTCAACTTTCTCAGGTCTGTTGATTATAATTAGTTATGAACTTAATAAGTTAATATTACATATTCGCATAAAATTTTGTCAACACTGTTTGCTGTTGTTATTTAGTTTTTAATGATTAGGTCTCTACTCTATAAGTTCTGGATCTATCTTTTCACTTCCTTTGTTAACtttgtaattaataaatatgCGCCAAGAGTTTGATCTTTTACCTATCAGGTTCTTTTTTGCTGATATTTTGATACTGAAGCCTACATATGTTAACTTAGATTTAGCCATCATCACATTGAGGATAAATGATGCAGGACAATTGGCCTTGTGTTTTGATGGCTATGGCTGGTGGAATATTTTTAAGCTTAGGGAACCTATCTACACAGTATGCTTGGGCTTTCGTAGGACTTTCAGTGACCGAGGTGATCACATCTAGCATAGCCGTTGTTATAGGTGAATACAATTTTGTCAATATTTTGTATAAGTCTGTTGCTGACCGAAATATTGTATATGATGATGATGTCTTATCCACAAGCAATCATTATTTTCTTTAATATGTTTACTTAAATACCTAAGCCAAAATGATTTGTCTATTATTATATTGTAACAGGAACAACTTTGAACTATTTTCTGGATGATCGAATTAACAAAGCTGGAATTCTTTTCCCTGGCGTTGGATGCTTTCTTGTTGCCATTTTTTTAGCTTCTGCTGTACATTCTTCTAATTCAGCAGATAATGCCAAGTGCAATATACATGCGGGCACctataatataataataagttGTTTCTCCTCTAGGCAGATTCTAACAATGTTCTCTTGCTATTGTCAGGGCAGTAGAGATGTCAAGTTAATTCATTTAAACGTAAAGTCACAAGTTCAtttgaaggtaaagagtttatCTTTTTTATAATAAGATTTTTGCACTACTTAAGTAGCTAACATTCAACgctaaaattaaataatcttAGATGGTATGAAAGACCTTGAAAATGGAAATGAAGAAGGGGGGGAAAACGAAGGCCGGAACTGCAGACTTCTTAATAGAGCTCGAAAACACAAGATCAATAAAGGTCTAACTAGAACTTCACTATTGCTTACTATTTCAGGGATAAATAGAAAGTTGTCAAAAATATTAGTGGCTTATAATCTTATCATAATCAGGTATATGGTAAAAGCATTATGATTGGTTTGGTCATAAAATTGTTCGCGGGCTGTTGTTTCTCCTTATTTTCGCCAGCCTTCAATTTGGCTACAAATGATCAGTGGAACACTATGAAAAGAGAGGTTCCTCATTTGGTGGTCTACACAGCAAATAGTTCTAAATTTCATATTTCTTTACCGTCCTGTTCTCAAGTCACCTAAATCATCCATGGCAAAGTATCTAAGTGATTGGAATGGAAGATACTGGGCTTTCTTTGCTGGCATTTTGTGTGGTCTCGGGAATGGTCTTCAATTCATGGGAGGGCAAGCAGCAGGTTATGCCGCAGCTGATGCTGTTCAGGTGAGTTTCCACATTGCTTTCTGCATTTCGGTCTTTCTATACTTAAGATCAGCGAACCCTTCCACATCTTCTTTTTCTTTGGGAAAATAAGAAAACTGCAAGATTGTAATTTTAACGAAATTCTTGCAACCAAGTGTGCTTCTAGATAGTTATGATACCAATAAAAATTGCATATTAAGATCATCTCAAACTCAAACCACAGAATATGTTGTTTATGTTCATTGTTGCAGTATCCGTGCTCATTGCATCGTCAGGGCATCGAAAGACATAAAATTGTCCTGAATAATTTGGTTTGAAAGACTGGTTCAATTCTTCTATTTTACCATCATTTTGTACCGTCTTATATGTATTTCGTTGTACTGAGAATTCTACAAGAATTATTTTCTCTTAAAATGTTATTTTATgaaaaaatgttattttatgaaaaaaaccgctagaaggaggggtcgaaCCTCCGACCTTGTGGTTAACAGCCACACGCTCTAACCAACTGAGCTATTCCAGCAGAtggaattaaaaaaaaaattagaaaattaatttCAAATAATTTTGAGAATTTAAAGTGTATATATGAAATCAGTTAATCCTAGCTTGTATGGCTACTTTGGTATAGAAACTTGAGCTTGAAAAAGATGGCATAAACACGTGATCAGTATTCTGCAATTGTTGATATATTCATTCAAGCACTAAGCTCAAGATTACTCATTTCGAACAGCACTTTTACAATCAGAACTAATGTCACTATAAgaataaataaacatataaaATAGAGAAAAGTAATAGCATCAAGAACCTCGTGGTGTTGTGAAAAT encodes:
- the LOC141700046 gene encoding ureide permease 3-like, with amino-acid sequence MPDFITQLSQDNWPCVLMAMAGGIFLSLGNLSTQYAWAFVGLSVTEVITSSIAVVIGTTLNYFLDDRINKAGILFPGVGCFLVAIFLASAGSRDVKLIHLNVKSQVHLKMV